One Nocardioides aromaticivorans genomic window carries:
- a CDS encoding helix-turn-helix domain-containing protein has product MGQIDTSTADLASVDVHALGARIRALRSQRGLTQGELAGKSLSTGYVSRIESGGRRPTMKVLIELAGRLGTTTDQLLHGIESSAYDEIRLGLDYAEIALESGDAGEAESHARQALAAAEASHLASFVERGAYLLGRALEARGAYDEAITRFEQVVATSTGLPRLEAGIALSRCLRDSGDLSLAIEAGEQVEAAFSDTPLATTDEAVQLSVTIASAYAERGDLSRATRRCTAAIATAEALSSPRARAAAYWNASVVESTKGRTTAAAPLAARALALLSEGRDERNLARLRLQVGRLLLQADPPEVTTAIDHATRAREDLVHTSASAVDLAFCDVTLAQAHLLTGDHVSARELAERCLETAPAEAPLPRVEATIVLGQVAASQGDVDAARSSYQSAAQLLSAVGADRSAAQVWYELAELLEEVHDYDGARTAFRSAAAATGLAARRQRVTTAVLSR; this is encoded by the coding sequence ATGGGTCAGATCGATACGAGCACGGCCGACCTCGCGTCGGTGGACGTCCACGCGCTGGGCGCACGCATCCGGGCGCTTCGCAGCCAGCGTGGCCTGACGCAGGGCGAGCTCGCCGGGAAGAGCCTCTCGACCGGCTACGTCTCCCGCATCGAGAGCGGTGGCCGACGCCCCACGATGAAGGTGCTGATCGAGCTCGCCGGTCGGCTCGGCACCACCACGGACCAGCTCCTCCACGGCATCGAGAGCTCGGCCTACGACGAGATCCGCCTCGGCCTCGACTACGCCGAGATCGCCCTCGAGAGCGGCGACGCAGGCGAAGCCGAGTCACACGCCCGGCAAGCCCTCGCCGCCGCCGAGGCGAGCCACCTCGCGTCCTTCGTCGAGCGCGGCGCCTACCTCCTCGGACGCGCCCTGGAGGCCCGCGGCGCCTACGACGAGGCCATCACCCGCTTCGAGCAGGTCGTCGCCACCAGCACCGGACTGCCCCGGCTCGAGGCCGGCATCGCGCTCAGCCGCTGCCTGCGTGACTCGGGCGACCTCAGCCTCGCGATCGAGGCCGGCGAGCAGGTGGAGGCGGCGTTCTCGGACACCCCGCTGGCCACCACCGACGAGGCGGTTCAGCTGTCGGTCACCATCGCGTCCGCCTACGCCGAGCGCGGCGACCTGTCCCGTGCCACCCGCCGCTGCACCGCCGCGATCGCGACGGCGGAGGCGCTGTCGTCGCCACGGGCCCGCGCCGCGGCGTACTGGAACGCCAGCGTGGTCGAGTCCACCAAGGGTCGCACCACCGCCGCCGCTCCCCTGGCGGCCCGCGCCCTCGCCCTGCTGAGCGAGGGCCGCGACGAGCGCAACCTGGCGCGCCTGCGCCTCCAGGTCGGCCGGCTGCTGCTGCAGGCCGACCCGCCGGAGGTGACGACCGCGATCGACCACGCCACCCGCGCGCGCGAGGACCTCGTGCACACCAGCGCGAGCGCCGTCGACCTGGCGTTCTGCGACGTGACGCTCGCCCAGGCACACCTCCTGACCGGCGACCACGTGTCGGCACGCGAGCTCGCCGAGCGCTGCCTCGAGACCGCGCCGGCCGAGGCGCCACTCCCGCGCGTCGAGGCGACGATCGTGCTCGGCCAGGTCGCGGCGAGCCAAGGGGACGTCGACGCTGCGCGCTCGAGCTACCAGTCGGCCGCGCAGCTGTTGTCGGCCGTCGGCGCGGACCGCTCCGCCGCCCAGGTCTGGTACGAGCTCGCGGAGCTCCTCGAGGAGGTCCACGACTACGACGGCGCCCGGACCGCGTTCAGGAGCGCCGCAGCGGCCACCGGTCTGGCTGCTCGCCGTCAGCGCGTCACGACGGCGGTGCTCAGCCGCTGA
- a CDS encoding flavin reductase family protein, translating into MAENQDAIPDGISPDARETWPHPELIQSWLGDAEVDFELRPGEEVAVHDDPEAQAAARRFRDVLGSFASGITVITTMSGDEPVGMTCQSFSSVSLDPPLITFIPARTSRAWPLIQRAGRFCVNVLAADQEHVSAQMATKGADKFAGIDWTPATATGSPVITGTLAHLDCTIHAVYEGGDHFIVVGRVEHLETRGPDGGTSEPLLFFKGRYRTTDA; encoded by the coding sequence GTGGCAGAGAACCAGGACGCGATACCCGACGGCATCAGCCCGGACGCCCGCGAGACCTGGCCGCACCCGGAGCTGATCCAGTCCTGGCTCGGTGACGCGGAGGTCGACTTCGAGCTGCGCCCCGGCGAGGAGGTCGCGGTCCACGACGACCCGGAGGCGCAGGCCGCCGCCCGTCGCTTCCGCGACGTCCTGGGCTCGTTCGCCTCGGGCATCACCGTGATCACGACGATGAGCGGCGACGAGCCGGTCGGGATGACCTGCCAGTCGTTCTCCAGCGTGTCCCTCGACCCGCCCCTGATCACGTTCATCCCGGCGCGGACGTCGCGCGCCTGGCCGCTCATCCAGCGTGCCGGCCGGTTCTGCGTCAACGTGCTGGCGGCCGACCAGGAGCACGTCTCCGCCCAGATGGCGACCAAGGGCGCCGACAAGTTCGCCGGCATCGACTGGACGCCGGCGACGGCGACCGGCTCGCCGGTCATCACCGGCACGCTGGCCCATCTCGACTGCACCATCCACGCCGTCTACGAGGGCGGGGACCACTTCATCGTGGTCGGCAGGGTCGAGCACCTCGAGACCCGCGGCCCGGACGGCGGGACGAGCGAGCCGTTGCTCTTCTTCAAGGGCAGGTACCGGACCACCGACGCCTGA
- the hsaC gene encoding iron-dependent extradiol dioxygenase HsaC, with amino-acid sequence MTIDIRSMGYIRVASTDLDAWKQFAGKVLGLAEGRGPNPDHQYWRIDEVSARVVVFPSDVDQLDCTGWEVADHQALQAAREHLQKSGVEFEEGTKEELDERRVQELVRFRDPWDNVFELYHGITYEARPVVTPYAATFVTGDQGLGHIVVPVLDDVEALRFYTEVLGFRLRDSMSMPGEFVGKEPGSKVWLRFLGVNPRHHSLAFLPMPNPSKCVHVMLEVDKLDHVGRALERVRKHGAPLSATLGRHMNDEMISFYVKSPGGFDVEFGTDGMTVDDSRWVARESTAVSYWGHVFGGH; translated from the coding sequence ATGACCATCGACATCCGCTCCATGGGCTACATCCGGGTGGCCAGCACCGACCTGGACGCCTGGAAGCAGTTCGCCGGCAAGGTCCTCGGCCTGGCCGAGGGCCGCGGCCCGAACCCCGACCACCAGTACTGGCGCATCGACGAGGTCTCGGCCCGCGTCGTCGTCTTCCCCTCCGACGTGGACCAGCTGGACTGCACCGGCTGGGAGGTCGCCGACCACCAGGCCCTGCAGGCCGCCCGCGAGCACCTGCAGAAGTCCGGCGTCGAGTTCGAGGAGGGCACGAAGGAGGAGCTCGACGAGCGCCGCGTGCAGGAGCTCGTGCGCTTCCGCGACCCGTGGGACAACGTCTTCGAGCTCTACCACGGCATCACCTACGAGGCCCGCCCCGTCGTCACGCCGTACGCCGCCACCTTCGTCACCGGCGACCAGGGCCTCGGGCACATCGTGGTGCCGGTGCTCGACGACGTCGAGGCGCTCCGCTTCTACACCGAGGTCCTCGGCTTCCGCCTGCGCGACTCGATGAGCATGCCCGGCGAGTTCGTCGGCAAGGAGCCGGGCAGCAAGGTCTGGCTGCGCTTCCTCGGCGTCAACCCGCGGCACCACTCGCTGGCCTTCCTGCCGATGCCGAACCCGAGCAAGTGCGTCCACGTCATGCTCGAGGTCGACAAGCTCGACCACGTCGGCCGCGCGCTCGAGCGGGTCCGCAAGCACGGCGCGCCGCTGTCGGCGACGCTCGGCCGGCACATGAACGACGAGATGATCTCGTTCTACGTGAAGTCGCCCGGCGGCTTCGACGTCGAGTTCGGCACCGACGGCATGACCGTCGACGACAGCCGTTGGGTCGCACGTGAGTCGACCGCGGTCTCGTACTGGGGCCATGTCTTCGGTGGGCACTGA
- the hsaD gene encoding 4,5:9,10-diseco-3-hydroxy-5,9,17-trioxoandrosta-1(10),2-diene-4-oate hydrolase, with protein sequence MTADSTAFSKEATRRSAKAGDITLNYYEAGPEDGSQVGGGLPFVLLHGGGPGASAWSNFGSALPRFAQTFRTLLVDQPGFGQSDKPPVTANYFRHSASYLVQLLDELQIERIHLLGNSLGGGTATRFALEYPDRVGRLVLMGPGGLSVNLFHADPTEGVKRLMDFSMNPSREALRAFISTMVVNQDLVTDELVEERFADATAPGSLEAMRSMGASFWNPEWAEDGMLWREAHRLRKHTLLTWGREDRVNPLDGALVALKQIPKAQLHVFPNCGHWAQIEAADEFAEICTAFLARHVERTRR encoded by the coding sequence GTGACCGCTGACAGCACTGCCTTCTCCAAGGAGGCGACCCGCCGGTCGGCCAAGGCCGGCGACATCACGCTGAACTACTACGAGGCCGGTCCCGAGGACGGCTCGCAGGTGGGCGGCGGGCTCCCGTTCGTGCTGCTGCACGGCGGCGGGCCCGGCGCCTCGGCCTGGAGCAACTTCGGCTCGGCGCTCCCGAGGTTCGCGCAGACCTTCCGGACCCTGCTGGTCGACCAGCCCGGCTTCGGCCAGTCGGACAAGCCGCCGGTGACGGCGAACTACTTCCGCCACTCGGCGTCGTACCTCGTCCAGCTGCTCGACGAGCTGCAGATCGAGCGGATCCACCTGCTGGGCAACTCCCTCGGCGGTGGTACGGCGACCCGGTTCGCCCTCGAGTACCCCGACCGCGTCGGCCGGCTGGTCCTGATGGGCCCGGGCGGCCTGTCGGTCAACCTGTTCCACGCGGACCCCACCGAGGGCGTGAAGCGGCTCATGGACTTCAGCATGAACCCCAGCCGCGAGGCGCTGCGTGCCTTCATCTCGACGATGGTGGTCAACCAGGACCTGGTGACCGACGAGCTCGTCGAGGAGCGCTTCGCCGACGCCACGGCGCCCGGCTCGCTGGAGGCGATGCGCTCGATGGGTGCGTCCTTCTGGAACCCCGAGTGGGCCGAGGACGGCATGCTCTGGCGCGAGGCGCACCGCCTGCGCAAGCACACTTTGCTCACGTGGGGCCGCGAGGACCGGGTCAACCCGCTCGACGGCGCGCTCGTCGCCCTCAAGCAGATCCCGAAGGCGCAGCTGCACGTGTTCCCGAACTGCGGCCACTGGGCCCAGATCGAGGCGGCCGACGAGTTCGCCGAGATCTGCACGGCCTTCCTGGCCCGCCACGTCGAAAGGACGCGACGATGA
- the hsaA gene encoding 3-hydroxy-9,10-secoandrosta-1,3,5(10)-triene-9,17-dione monooxygenase oxygenase subunit — protein MHQDFSPEVTAVLDGVRDLLPTFRERAEEGDRLRVIPDASIKELEETGFFRLLQPKRYGGLEADPVAFYTAVRDIASADGSTGWVSSVVGVHPWQVALFDDKAQQAVWGADQSVRLSSSYAPTGKAVLTEGGFKLSGKWSFSSGSDHCSWVLLGGLVFNEEGQVVDFRTFMVPREKYQVVDVWNVVGLRGTGSNDIVVEETFIPEEFTLSMGETGQCKGPGQAVNTSDLYKLPFHSIFTSTIATPIIGMAKGAYAEHVEMQQKRVRAAYLGEKASLDPFAAVRIARASSEIDAAWALLMNNIREEQAHVAKGEPIPLELRLRVRRDQVLGTARSIEAIDALFEASGGRALAEGTYLQRAWRDSHAGRVHAANDPERALQMYGGQQFGHKVDPGMY, from the coding sequence ATGCACCAGGACTTCTCTCCCGAGGTCACCGCCGTTCTCGACGGCGTCCGCGACCTGCTCCCCACGTTCCGTGAGCGCGCCGAGGAGGGAGACCGCCTCCGGGTCATTCCGGACGCGTCGATCAAGGAGCTCGAGGAGACCGGCTTCTTCCGGCTGCTGCAGCCGAAGCGGTACGGCGGCCTCGAGGCCGACCCGGTGGCGTTCTACACCGCGGTCCGCGACATCGCCTCCGCCGACGGCTCGACCGGCTGGGTCTCCAGCGTGGTCGGCGTCCACCCGTGGCAGGTCGCGCTCTTCGACGACAAGGCCCAGCAGGCCGTCTGGGGCGCCGACCAGAGCGTGCGCCTCTCGTCGTCGTATGCCCCGACCGGCAAGGCGGTCCTCACCGAGGGTGGCTTCAAGCTGTCCGGCAAGTGGAGCTTCTCGTCCGGCAGCGACCACTGCTCCTGGGTGCTGCTGGGCGGCCTCGTGTTCAACGAGGAGGGCCAGGTCGTCGACTTCCGCACCTTCATGGTCCCGCGGGAGAAGTACCAGGTCGTCGACGTCTGGAATGTCGTCGGCCTGCGCGGCACCGGCTCCAACGACATCGTCGTGGAGGAGACCTTCATCCCCGAGGAGTTCACGCTCTCGATGGGGGAGACCGGCCAGTGCAAGGGCCCGGGCCAGGCGGTCAACACCAGCGACCTCTACAAGCTGCCCTTCCACTCGATCTTCACCAGCACCATCGCCACGCCGATCATCGGCATGGCCAAGGGTGCGTACGCCGAGCACGTCGAGATGCAGCAGAAGCGCGTCCGTGCGGCGTACCTCGGTGAGAAGGCGTCCCTCGACCCGTTCGCCGCGGTCCGCATCGCCCGCGCCTCGTCGGAGATCGACGCTGCCTGGGCGCTGCTGATGAACAACATCCGCGAGGAGCAGGCCCACGTGGCGAAGGGCGAGCCGATCCCGCTCGAGCTGCGCCTGCGCGTGCGCCGCGACCAGGTGCTCGGCACCGCGCGCTCCATCGAGGCCATCGACGCCCTGTTCGAGGCCTCGGGCGGCCGGGCGCTCGCCGAGGGCACCTACCTCCAGCGGGCCTGGCGCGACTCCCACGCGGGCCGCGTCCACGCCGCCAACGACCCCGAGCGCGCGCTGCAGATGTACGGCGGCCAGCAGTTCGGGCACAAGGTCGACCCGGGGATGTACTGA
- a CDS encoding maltokinase N-terminal cap-like domain-containing protein has translation MAVVHSSATIRPTKQELLETVLDGPVEVVGAYRFDDPDGEVGVEGFLVRREDLLQHVLFSYRGAILAEDGARLVSTMEHSELGPRWIYDGATDPVAVACVRRAILGEQAQAVLELWEDGRLVGTREPAVRLSAVAGDAAGSTAGGTAGDAGDPAGVVHVLREPEEAASGPALLATWDGGRAVIARLD, from the coding sequence ATGGCTGTCGTCCACTCCTCCGCGACCATCCGCCCCACCAAGCAGGAGCTGCTGGAGACCGTCCTCGACGGGCCCGTCGAGGTCGTCGGCGCCTACCGCTTCGACGACCCCGACGGCGAGGTCGGCGTCGAGGGCTTCCTCGTGCGCCGCGAGGACCTGCTGCAGCACGTGCTGTTCAGCTACCGCGGCGCGATCCTCGCCGAGGACGGGGCCCGGCTCGTGAGCACGATGGAGCACTCGGAGCTGGGTCCGCGCTGGATCTACGACGGCGCGACCGACCCCGTCGCGGTCGCATGCGTGCGCCGGGCGATCCTGGGCGAGCAGGCGCAGGCGGTGCTGGAGCTGTGGGAGGACGGACGGCTCGTCGGCACGCGCGAGCCGGCGGTGCGGTTGAGCGCGGTGGCGGGCGACGCGGCCGGAAGCACGGCCGGGGGCACGGCCGGGGACGCGGGCGATCCGGCGGGCGTCGTCCACGTGCTGCGGGAGCCGGAGGAGGCCGCGTCCGGTCCCGCGCTGCTGGCGACCTGGGACGGCGGCCGGGCCGTCATCGCGCGTCTGGACTGA
- a CDS encoding methylenetetrahydrofolate reductase, with the protein MDLATRIAAGQGGFVLFALTPPRQSTPAERLPEIARATVERLDHLDLDGLILYDIDDESSRNPAERPFPFSPTVDPSTYRAEHFGSWRTPVIVYRAVGKYQPEGLRTWIAEQDPRSTLTVMVGAASSGATPPLSLADAQALRAEANPDLLLGGVAIPERHRRRENEHLRLIAKQEAGCRFFVTQVVYDVNAAKNLVSDYRYACAERGTAPVPIVFTFSVCGSMKTLEFLRWLGVDVPRWIENDLRHATNPLRASLEQSAATAAELVEFCRRLDVPFGLNVESVSIRREEIEASVELAARLGAQLRVSPDAR; encoded by the coding sequence GTGGACCTCGCAACGCGCATCGCGGCCGGCCAGGGCGGCTTCGTCCTCTTCGCCCTCACGCCGCCGCGGCAGTCGACTCCGGCCGAACGGCTGCCGGAGATCGCGCGCGCCACCGTCGAGCGGCTCGACCACCTCGACCTCGACGGCCTGATCCTCTACGACATCGACGACGAGAGCTCCCGCAACCCGGCGGAGCGGCCGTTCCCGTTCAGCCCGACGGTCGACCCGTCGACGTACCGGGCGGAGCACTTCGGGTCGTGGCGGACGCCGGTCATCGTCTACCGCGCCGTGGGCAAGTACCAGCCCGAGGGCCTGCGCACGTGGATCGCCGAGCAGGACCCCCGCAGCACGTTGACCGTCATGGTCGGCGCCGCCTCCAGCGGAGCGACACCGCCGCTGTCCCTCGCCGACGCCCAGGCGCTGCGCGCCGAGGCCAACCCGGACCTGCTCCTCGGGGGAGTGGCGATCCCGGAGCGGCACCGTCGTCGCGAGAACGAGCACCTGCGGCTGATCGCCAAGCAGGAGGCGGGCTGCCGGTTCTTCGTCACCCAGGTCGTGTACGACGTCAACGCGGCCAAGAACCTCGTGTCCGACTACCGCTACGCCTGCGCGGAGCGCGGGACGGCCCCGGTGCCGATCGTGTTCACGTTCTCGGTGTGCGGGTCGATGAAGACCCTCGAGTTCCTGCGCTGGCTCGGCGTCGACGTCCCGCGGTGGATCGAGAACGACCTGCGTCACGCGACCAACCCGCTGCGGGCCTCGCTGGAGCAGTCGGCGGCGACCGCTGCCGAGCTCGTCGAGTTCTGCCGCCGCCTCGACGTCCCGTTCGGGCTCAACGTGGAGAGCGTCTCGATCCGGCGCGAGGAGATCGAGGCGTCGGTGGAGCTCGCCGCGAGACTGGGCGCGCAGCTGCGGGTCAGTCCAGACGCGCGATGA
- a CDS encoding HNH endonuclease signature motif containing protein, with the protein MATRDRHHQLADMSADAVLSFAEQRHAARLDAERDILEAAYQWAVLHSPDALPATDKRGRERAKPAGAVGTPRITEHAAATFGARIQTSPYGAKRLIADAVDLVHRLPKLWAGVKAGQVRSTHARHVADATRELTADEAAWVDAEVVEIADGRLAWSRFEAVVEGKVAAASPELARAKEEAAAKDTFIRRSRVDKHGIMTMTIRDHAAVILGSEAGIDATADGLKDQMPDATKTERRLAAFALLTNPEAHVDLTVGPVKPKVLIRLHCTPDSAIARMEGHGPLTTAYVRHLVDHYASGVKVQPVINLNQGASVDAYEIPHRLREAVHLIHPGDTFPFAANLSRKVDLDHQIPYAEGGTTSTDNLGPLTRTHHRIKTHAGWEVRQPFPGIVIWRDPHGAHYLVDQTGTRKVTVA; encoded by the coding sequence ATGGCCACTCGGGACCGACACCACCAGCTCGCGGACATGTCCGCCGACGCCGTGCTGTCCTTCGCCGAGCAGCGCCACGCGGCCCGACTCGACGCCGAACGCGACATCCTCGAAGCCGCCTACCAGTGGGCAGTCCTCCACTCACCCGACGCGCTCCCGGCCACGGACAAGCGCGGTCGCGAGCGGGCGAAGCCTGCTGGTGCGGTGGGTACGCCGCGGATCACCGAGCACGCCGCCGCGACCTTCGGCGCCCGGATCCAGACCAGCCCCTACGGCGCGAAGCGACTGATCGCCGACGCGGTCGACCTCGTCCACCGCCTCCCGAAGCTCTGGGCCGGCGTGAAAGCCGGTCAGGTGCGCTCCACGCATGCTCGTCATGTCGCCGACGCCACCCGCGAACTCACTGCGGACGAGGCCGCCTGGGTCGACGCCGAGGTGGTGGAGATCGCTGACGGCAGGTTGGCCTGGTCCCGGTTCGAAGCCGTCGTCGAGGGCAAGGTCGCCGCAGCCTCTCCCGAGCTCGCGAGGGCCAAAGAGGAGGCGGCCGCGAAGGACACCTTCATCCGCCGCTCCCGCGTCGACAAGCACGGCATCATGACGATGACCATCCGCGACCACGCCGCCGTGATCCTCGGCTCCGAAGCGGGCATCGACGCCACCGCCGACGGGCTGAAGGACCAGATGCCCGACGCCACCAAGACCGAACGACGCCTGGCGGCGTTCGCACTGCTGACCAACCCCGAGGCCCACGTCGACCTGACGGTCGGGCCGGTGAAGCCGAAGGTCCTCATCCGGCTCCACTGCACCCCCGACTCGGCCATCGCCCGGATGGAAGGCCACGGCCCGCTCACCACCGCCTACGTCCGCCACCTCGTCGACCACTACGCCAGCGGCGTGAAGGTCCAACCCGTCATCAACCTCAACCAAGGCGCATCCGTCGACGCCTACGAAATCCCCCACCGGCTCCGCGAGGCCGTGCACCTCATCCACCCCGGCGACACGTTCCCGTTCGCGGCGAACCTGTCCCGCAAGGTCGATCTGGACCACCAGATCCCCTACGCCGAGGGCGGCACCACCTCGACCGACAACCTCGGCCCGTTGACGAGGACCCACCACCGCATCAAGACCCACGCCGGCTGGGAAGTCCGACAACCCTTCCCCGGGATCGTCATCTGGCGAGACCCACACGGGGCCCACTACCTGGTCGACCAGACCGGAACACGCAAGGTCACCGTCGCCTGA
- a CDS encoding FAD-binding oxidoreductase: MTEISSSTVLRPGDPGYDEARTVFNGLIDRSPARIVKCASAQEVADAITQALADGLGISVYGGGHGVTGAAVIDGGVCVDLRPLAHVVVDPDARTARVGGGATWGMVDAATQEHGLAVTGGRVSTTGVGGLSLGSGSGWLERKLGFTCDNLLAAEVVTASGDIVTASESENPDLFWAIRGGGGNFGVVTEFTFRLHEVGPIVYGGMLLYPGFQAREVLTHWRDFMLTAPDEVGSGVALITAPPEEFVPEPARGQPAVGVLLLYAGDVDEGREVLAPLTEFGPPAANLVQPMPYVAVQQLLDPPNVKGMHNYWSGDFLSSFPDEAVDTYLAHAMPPVSPLSQIIIVAGGGAIARVDDDATAFGNRQSPWNLHYLSMWPPDHAQDETNIAFTRRLAGSVKPWSTGHAYLNFIGDEGLLRVEAAYGRETYQRLRELKKAWDPTNVFRHNQNIPPAE; this comes from the coding sequence TTGACCGAGATCTCATCCAGCACCGTCCTGCGTCCGGGTGATCCCGGCTACGACGAGGCCCGGACCGTCTTCAACGGGCTGATCGACCGGTCCCCGGCCCGGATCGTGAAGTGCGCCTCTGCGCAGGAGGTCGCCGACGCGATCACGCAGGCGCTCGCGGACGGACTCGGCATCTCCGTGTACGGCGGCGGCCACGGCGTCACCGGCGCCGCCGTCATCGACGGCGGTGTCTGCGTTGACCTGCGGCCGCTCGCCCACGTGGTGGTCGATCCCGACGCCAGGACGGCGCGGGTCGGCGGCGGCGCCACCTGGGGGATGGTCGACGCGGCGACGCAGGAGCACGGCCTCGCCGTGACGGGTGGCCGCGTGTCCACGACGGGCGTCGGCGGGCTCTCGCTGGGCAGCGGCAGCGGCTGGCTCGAGCGCAAGCTCGGGTTCACGTGCGACAACCTGCTCGCGGCCGAGGTCGTCACCGCCTCCGGCGACATCGTGACCGCGTCGGAGAGCGAGAACCCGGACCTGTTCTGGGCGATCCGCGGCGGCGGAGGCAACTTCGGTGTCGTCACCGAGTTCACCTTCCGCCTGCACGAGGTGGGGCCGATCGTGTACGGCGGCATGCTGCTCTACCCGGGCTTCCAGGCCAGGGAGGTGCTGACCCATTGGCGGGACTTCATGCTGACCGCTCCCGACGAGGTCGGCTCCGGCGTCGCGCTGATCACCGCCCCGCCCGAGGAGTTCGTGCCCGAGCCCGCCCGCGGACAGCCGGCCGTCGGCGTGCTGCTCCTCTACGCCGGCGACGTCGACGAGGGACGCGAGGTCCTCGCCCCGCTCACCGAGTTCGGCCCGCCCGCTGCCAACCTGGTCCAGCCGATGCCCTACGTCGCCGTCCAGCAGCTGCTCGACCCGCCGAACGTCAAGGGGATGCACAACTACTGGAGCGGCGACTTCCTAAGCTCCTTCCCGGACGAGGCGGTCGACACCTACCTCGCTCACGCGATGCCGCCCGTCTCGCCGTTGAGCCAGATCATCATCGTCGCGGGCGGCGGCGCGATCGCCCGCGTGGACGACGACGCGACCGCCTTCGGCAACCGCCAGTCCCCGTGGAACCTGCACTACCTGTCGATGTGGCCGCCCGACCACGCCCAGGACGAGACGAACATCGCCTTCACGCGCCGCCTCGCGGGATCGGTGAAGCCGTGGAGCACCGGGCACGCCTACCTCAACTTTATCGGCGACGAGGGCCTGCTGCGCGTCGAGGCGGCGTACGGCCGCGAGACCTACCAGCGGCTGCGTGAGCTGAAGAAGGCCTGGGACCCGACCAACGTGTTCCGGCACAACCAGAACATCCCGCCCGCGGAGTGA
- the dmpG gene encoding 4-hydroxy-2-oxovalerate aldolase codes for MTDINALARTWSGIHGDEPFGKLDLRLTDTCLRDGSHHKRHQFTGQEVEDIVRALDESGVPVIEVTHGDGLGGSSFNYGFSRTPEQELIRIAAETAKRAKIAFLMLPGLGTKDDIRAAQDNGGQICRVATHCTEADVSIQHFGLARELGLETVGFLMMSHTQSPEVLAKQARIMVDAGCQCVYVVDSAGALIMEQTADRVAAVVAEIGGQADVGFHGHENLGLGVSNTVIAARAGATQIDGSVRRFGAGAGNTPLEAFVGVCDKLGWTTGVDFLKIVDASEDVIKPAMPEECQLDRMTLMMGYAGVYSSFLKHAGNAAERYGVSGAQILLEAGKRKLIGGQEDQLIDIALQLRAAQEAPVTV; via the coding sequence ATGACCGACATCAACGCACTCGCCCGCACCTGGTCGGGGATCCACGGCGACGAGCCGTTCGGCAAGCTCGACCTGCGCCTGACCGACACCTGCCTGCGCGACGGCTCGCACCACAAGCGGCACCAGTTCACCGGCCAGGAGGTCGAGGACATCGTGCGCGCGCTCGACGAGTCAGGCGTCCCGGTCATCGAGGTCACCCACGGCGACGGGCTGGGCGGCTCCTCGTTCAACTACGGCTTCTCCCGCACCCCGGAGCAGGAGCTGATCAGGATCGCGGCCGAGACGGCCAAGCGGGCCAAGATCGCCTTCCTGATGCTGCCGGGCCTCGGCACCAAGGACGACATCCGCGCCGCGCAGGACAACGGCGGCCAGATCTGCCGGGTGGCGACGCACTGCACCGAGGCCGACGTCTCGATCCAGCACTTCGGCCTCGCGCGCGAGCTCGGCCTGGAGACCGTCGGCTTCCTGATGATGAGCCACACGCAGTCGCCCGAGGTGCTGGCGAAGCAGGCGCGGATCATGGTCGACGCCGGCTGCCAGTGCGTCTACGTCGTCGACTCCGCCGGCGCGCTGATCATGGAGCAGACCGCGGACCGGGTCGCGGCCGTCGTCGCCGAGATCGGCGGCCAGGCCGATGTCGGCTTCCACGGCCACGAGAACCTCGGCCTCGGTGTCTCCAACACCGTCATCGCCGCCCGCGCGGGCGCCACCCAGATCGACGGCTCGGTCCGCCGCTTCGGCGCCGGCGCCGGCAACACGCCCCTCGAGGCGTTCGTCGGCGTGTGCGACAAGCTCGGGTGGACCACCGGTGTCGACTTCCTGAAGATCGTCGACGCGTCCGAGGACGTCATCAAGCCGGCCATGCCGGAGGAGTGCCAGCTCGACCGGATGACCCTGATGATGGGGTACGCCGGCGTCTACTCCTCGTTCCTCAAGCACGCGGGCAACGCCGCCGAGCGCTACGGCGTCTCGGGCGCGCAGATCCTGCTGGAGGCCGGCAAGCGCAAGCTGATCGGTGGCCAGGAGGACCAGCTCATCGACATCGCGCTGCAGCTCCGCGCCGCCCAGGAGGCACCTGTCACCGTGTGA